In the Verrucomicrobiia bacterium genome, one interval contains:
- a CDS encoding metallopeptidase family protein, whose protein sequence is MENHLGITDEAFGAIVAEAIDALPEKYGRRLDNVAFVTADQPSPQQREKMRLRHYETLFGLYEGIPQVTRGAGYSFVLPDKITIFKLPLIAASRTVEELRERTRKTVWHEVAHHFGLDHEQIDRLGGS, encoded by the coding sequence ATGGAAAATCACTTAGGAATCACCGACGAAGCCTTCGGGGCGATTGTGGCTGAGGCAATCGATGCCCTACCCGAAAAATACGGCCGTCGTCTCGATAATGTCGCCTTTGTCACCGCCGACCAGCCCAGCCCGCAGCAGCGCGAAAAAATGCGTCTTCGCCACTACGAGACGCTATTTGGGCTGTACGAAGGTATTCCCCAGGTAACCCGTGGGGCTGGCTACAGCTTTGTACTGCCGGATAAAATCACTATTTTTAAGTTACCACTCATTGCCGCCTCGCGGACGGTAGAAGAGTTACGCGAGCGAACCCGCAAAACAGTCTGGCACGAAGTAGCGCATCATTTTGGGCTCGATCACGAGCAGATCGACCGCTTAGGAGGCTCTTAA